A region from the Streptosporangium sp. NBC_01756 genome encodes:
- a CDS encoding ABC transporter ATP-binding protein produces the protein MTEIQAGLEAADAGSDSPTVPAIELGGVVKEYLAHGEVVQAVRGITLTIAEGEFFSLLGPSGCGKTTTMRMIAGFEDPSRGTVWLHGKDVTDVPPNKRDVNMVFQSYALFPHMNVWENVAFGLRRKKIADAEIRRRVGEMLEIVDLTGREKRRPRELSGGQQQRVALARALVNKPRALLLDEPLGALDLKLRQAMQIELKRIQREVGITFVYVTHDQNEALTMSDRIAVMNDGRVEQLASPREIYESPATAFVAGFIGTSNLLNGTVDRIVSGSAVLKLGERGRVLVAGDGFRVAEPIAVTVRPEKITISAEEPTGDVSVVPGVVSEVVYLGLYNSYAVSLADGAEVTVFQQNALDSTSTAERGDAVWLSWQPHHSYAIGS, from the coding sequence ATGACTGAAATTCAGGCGGGTCTGGAGGCGGCTGACGCCGGCTCCGACTCGCCCACCGTGCCCGCCATCGAACTCGGCGGAGTCGTCAAGGAATACCTCGCTCACGGAGAAGTCGTCCAGGCGGTCAGGGGAATCACCCTGACGATCGCCGAGGGGGAGTTCTTCTCCCTCCTCGGCCCCTCCGGCTGCGGCAAGACCACCACGATGCGCATGATCGCGGGGTTCGAGGATCCGTCGCGCGGCACGGTGTGGCTGCACGGCAAGGACGTGACCGACGTTCCGCCCAACAAGCGTGACGTGAACATGGTCTTCCAGTCGTACGCGCTGTTCCCCCACATGAACGTCTGGGAGAACGTCGCGTTCGGTCTCAGGCGCAAGAAGATCGCCGACGCGGAGATCAGACGCCGGGTCGGCGAGATGCTGGAGATCGTGGACCTCACCGGCCGCGAGAAGCGCCGTCCCCGGGAGCTGTCCGGCGGCCAGCAGCAGCGGGTGGCCCTGGCCCGCGCCCTGGTCAACAAGCCCCGCGCGCTCCTGCTGGACGAGCCGCTCGGCGCCCTCGACCTCAAGCTCCGCCAGGCCATGCAGATCGAGCTCAAGCGCATCCAGCGCGAGGTCGGCATCACCTTCGTCTACGTCACGCACGACCAGAACGAGGCGCTCACCATGAGCGACCGCATCGCCGTCATGAACGACGGCCGGGTCGAGCAGCTCGCCTCGCCCCGGGAGATCTACGAAAGCCCCGCCACCGCCTTCGTGGCGGGCTTCATCGGCACCTCCAACCTGCTCAACGGCACCGTGGACCGGATCGTCTCCGGCTCCGCCGTGCTCAAGCTGGGGGAACGGGGCCGTGTCCTGGTCGCGGGGGACGGCTTCCGGGTCGCCGAGCCGATCGCGGTCACCGTACGCCCCGAAAAGATCACGATCTCCGCGGAGGAGCCGACGGGCGACGTCAGCGTCGTGCCCGGTGTCGTCTCCGAGGTGGTCTACCTGGGCCTCTACAACAGCTACGCGGTCAGCCTGGCCGACGGCGCCGAGGTCACCGTGTTCCAGCAGAACGCGCTCGACAGCACGAGTACGGCGGAGCGTGGCGACGCCGTCTGGTTGTCGTGGCAGCCGCACCACTCGTACGCGATCGGAAGTTGA
- a CDS encoding ABC transporter substrate-binding protein encodes MHPSHDPAFLRGMTQSRSVTRRDAFRLAGLSAAGLALAACGVQGKKVAAPKADAVADYWSAKKKNGTLRFANWPLYIDKDGKKYPSLEMFTADTGIQVAYQEAIQDNGSFFGKIQPLLAADNDIGFDLMVLTNGLQLSKAIALGYLVPLDHSQLPNFAANAAPKVKNPTWDPNNVHTVPWTVGLTGIAYNPKYVDEVTSIQDLWNPKYKGKVGMMLDTQEVANFGLFSLGIDPDKSTEADWRKAGDKLRQQRDAGLVRKYYENDYVDALVRGDVWITMAWSGDIFQQVAEGKDLRFVVPAEGGTIWTDNMCIPKTAQNPVDALTLMDYVYQPKIATMLVEYINYITPVPATKDLVLADAAKAKGEDRASLEQIAKSPLIFPSAADMAKLRSYRTLTTAEEKVFESIFQPITQG; translated from the coding sequence ATGCACCCCTCCCACGATCCGGCCTTCCTGCGGGGTATGACGCAGAGCCGTTCGGTCACCCGCCGTGACGCCTTCCGCCTGGCGGGTCTGTCCGCGGCCGGCCTTGCCCTGGCCGCCTGCGGTGTCCAGGGCAAGAAGGTCGCCGCGCCCAAGGCGGACGCCGTCGCCGACTACTGGTCCGCCAAGAAGAAGAACGGCACCCTGCGCTTCGCCAACTGGCCGCTCTACATCGACAAGGACGGCAAGAAATATCCGTCCCTGGAGATGTTCACCGCCGACACCGGCATCCAGGTGGCCTACCAGGAGGCCATCCAGGACAACGGCAGCTTCTTCGGCAAGATCCAGCCGCTGCTCGCCGCCGACAACGACATCGGCTTCGACCTGATGGTCCTGACCAACGGCCTCCAGCTGAGCAAGGCCATCGCACTGGGCTACCTGGTCCCGCTGGACCACTCCCAGCTGCCGAACTTCGCCGCCAACGCCGCCCCGAAGGTGAAGAACCCGACCTGGGACCCGAACAACGTGCACACCGTCCCGTGGACGGTCGGGCTGACCGGCATCGCCTACAACCCCAAGTACGTGGACGAGGTCACGAGCATCCAGGACCTCTGGAACCCCAAGTACAAGGGCAAGGTCGGCATGATGCTCGACACCCAGGAGGTCGCGAACTTCGGCCTGTTCTCCCTGGGCATCGACCCCGACAAGTCCACCGAGGCCGACTGGCGCAAGGCGGGGGACAAGCTCCGGCAGCAGCGTGACGCGGGGCTCGTGCGCAAGTACTACGAGAACGACTATGTCGACGCGCTCGTCCGGGGCGACGTGTGGATCACCATGGCCTGGTCCGGTGACATCTTCCAGCAGGTCGCCGAGGGCAAGGACCTCAGGTTCGTGGTGCCCGCGGAGGGCGGCACGATCTGGACCGACAACATGTGCATCCCCAAGACCGCGCAGAACCCGGTGGACGCCCTGACGCTGATGGACTACGTCTACCAGCCCAAGATCGCCACGATGCTGGTCGAGTACATCAACTACATCACCCCGGTGCCCGCCACCAAGGACCTGGTCCTCGCCGACGCCGCGAAGGCCAAGGGCGAGGACAGGGCGTCGCTGGAGCAGATCGCCAAGAGCCCGCTGATCTTCCCCTCCGCCGCCGACATGGCCAAGCTGCGGTCGTACAGGACCCTGACCACGGCCGAGGAGAAGGTCTTCGAATCCATCTTCCAGCCGATCACCCAGGGCTAG
- a CDS encoding ABC transporter permease, whose translation MKRLAPYLLILPGGLWLAIFLVVPMVFMASVSTQEGDMVNGFVQTFNFSVYGDALALYQTQFLRSAGYGLVATAVSVALAYPMAYWIAFKGGARKSTYLLLVLLPFFVSFVLRTVSWKFLLADDGMILGPLKATGLVPDDFHVLQTTVAVIGGLVYNYLPFMILPIYVALERVDPRVVEAAQDLYAARRQAFTKVVLPLSLPGVFAGVLMTFVPMTADYVNAGILGGPENTMIGNIIQTKYLVNNDYPTAAALSFTLMAAMLVGIFAYAKVLGTENVLEAAAR comes from the coding sequence ATGAAGCGTCTCGCCCCCTACCTGCTCATCCTGCCGGGCGGCCTCTGGCTGGCGATCTTCCTGGTGGTGCCGATGGTCTTCATGGCCTCGGTCTCCACCCAGGAGGGCGACATGGTGAACGGGTTCGTCCAGACGTTCAACTTCTCGGTGTACGGCGACGCCCTGGCGCTCTACCAGACGCAGTTCCTGCGCTCGGCCGGTTACGGTCTGGTCGCGACGGCCGTCTCCGTCGCGCTCGCCTATCCGATGGCCTACTGGATCGCCTTCAAGGGCGGCGCCCGCAAGTCCACCTACCTGCTGCTGGTGCTGCTGCCGTTCTTCGTGTCGTTCGTCCTGCGCACGGTGTCGTGGAAGTTCCTGCTCGCCGACGACGGCATGATCCTGGGGCCGTTGAAGGCGACGGGCCTGGTGCCCGACGACTTCCACGTGCTGCAGACGACGGTGGCGGTGATCGGCGGCCTGGTCTACAACTACCTGCCGTTCATGATCCTGCCGATCTACGTGGCGCTGGAGCGGGTGGACCCCCGGGTGGTCGAGGCCGCCCAGGATCTGTACGCGGCCAGGCGCCAGGCGTTCACCAAGGTCGTGCTCCCGCTCTCGCTGCCGGGCGTCTTCGCCGGAGTGCTGATGACGTTCGTGCCGATGACGGCGGACTACGTCAACGCCGGCATCCTCGGCGGCCCGGAGAACACGATGATCGGCAACATCATCCAGACTAAGTATCTCGTCAACAACGACTATCCGACCGCCGCCGCGCTGTCGTTCACGCTGATGGCGGCGATGCTGGTCGGCATCTTCGCCTACGCCAAGGTGCTCGGCACCGAGAACGTGCTGGAGGCGGCGGCCCGATGA
- a CDS encoding ABC transporter permease codes for MSTMTPQKTTAPATRVRGGSRLGDRVLKVYVWLILAWLFLPIAVMIVFGFNDTRSKSNVTWQGFTFKWWGRLGDYPELTLAVQNSLQIAVLSTVITTVLGTLMGLALGRYRFRGQGATNLVMFAAIASPELVMGASLLSLFISGGVQTGFVTVVVAHVLFSLSFVAITVRARVIGLDPSIEEAARDLGASTWVTFWRVTFPMILPGVVAGALLAFALSIDDFVITQFTSGALQTFPLWIWGATRIGVPPQVNIIGTLIFAIGVAIAVFNTVISRRRT; via the coding sequence ATGAGCACGATGACCCCCCAGAAGACGACGGCCCCCGCGACGCGGGTGCGCGGCGGGTCGCGGCTCGGCGACCGGGTGCTCAAGGTCTACGTCTGGCTCATCCTCGCCTGGCTGTTCCTGCCGATCGCGGTGATGATCGTGTTCGGCTTCAACGACACCCGGAGCAAGTCCAATGTGACCTGGCAGGGCTTCACCTTCAAATGGTGGGGCCGGCTGGGGGACTATCCCGAGCTGACCCTCGCGGTGCAGAACTCACTCCAGATCGCCGTGCTCTCCACGGTGATCACGACGGTGCTCGGCACCCTGATGGGCCTGGCCCTGGGGCGCTACCGGTTCCGCGGTCAGGGCGCGACCAATCTGGTGATGTTCGCCGCGATCGCCTCTCCGGAACTCGTCATGGGAGCCTCGCTGCTGTCGCTGTTCATCAGCGGCGGGGTGCAGACCGGTTTCGTGACCGTGGTCGTCGCGCACGTGCTGTTCTCCCTGTCGTTCGTGGCCATCACCGTGCGGGCCCGGGTGATCGGACTGGACCCGTCGATCGAGGAGGCGGCCCGGGACCTGGGCGCGTCCACCTGGGTGACGTTCTGGCGGGTGACGTTCCCGATGATCCTGCCCGGCGTCGTCGCGGGCGCGCTGCTGGCGTTCGCGCTCTCCATCGACGACTTCGTGATCACCCAGTTCACCAGCGGAGCCCTCCAGACGTTCCCGCTGTGGATCTGGGGCGCCACCCGTATCGGGGTGCCGCCTCAGGTCAACATCATCGGAACGCTTATATTCGCGATAGGCGTCGCGATCGCCGTGTTCAACACGGTGATCTCCCGCCGCCGCACCTAG
- a CDS encoding NAD(P)/FAD-dependent oxidoreductase, with product MDPLKALADAERKPYWLDSPAKPEPLPRLPGDTTADLAVVGGGFSGLWAALMAKERDPSLDVVLLEGRRIGWAASGRNGGFAMATLTHGIANGLERWPEEISTLERLGAENLDEIGETVARYDIDCGYERTGELNVATEPWQLEEMNESVRIAHELGIRFDVLDADQTRAEVNSPTYIGGFWERDGCAMVDPARLAWGLRQACLSVGVRIYERTPVRNVRDTQANMELLTPHGTVKAAKVALGTGVFQPLLRRLRHFLVPVYDYALMTEPLSAEQLASVGWHNRQGVGDSANQFHYYRLTADNRILWGGYDAVYYNGGKIKPEYEQRDETFVKLAGHFSATFPQLSGLRFTHRWGGVIDTCSRFSAFYGQSHGGRLAYAAGYTGMGVGATRFGANVMLDLLAGEQTERTELRMVKEKPLPFPPEPVRSAGIQMTRWSIAQADLHQGRRNLWLRTLDRMGLGFDS from the coding sequence GTGGATCCGCTGAAGGCTCTTGCTGACGCGGAGCGCAAGCCGTACTGGCTCGACAGTCCGGCGAAACCCGAGCCGCTGCCGCGGCTCCCCGGAGACACGACCGCCGATCTGGCGGTGGTCGGCGGCGGCTTCTCAGGGCTGTGGGCCGCCCTGATGGCCAAGGAACGCGACCCGTCGCTCGACGTGGTCCTGCTGGAGGGCCGCCGGATCGGCTGGGCGGCGTCCGGCCGCAACGGCGGCTTCGCGATGGCGACGCTCACCCACGGGATCGCCAACGGGCTGGAGCGCTGGCCCGAGGAGATCTCCACCCTCGAACGCCTGGGGGCCGAGAACCTCGACGAGATCGGCGAGACCGTCGCCCGGTACGACATCGACTGCGGCTACGAACGGACCGGTGAGCTGAACGTGGCCACCGAGCCCTGGCAGCTTGAGGAGATGAACGAGAGCGTCCGGATCGCCCACGAGCTGGGCATCCGCTTCGACGTCCTCGACGCGGACCAGACCCGGGCGGAGGTGAACTCCCCCACCTACATCGGCGGTTTCTGGGAGCGCGACGGCTGCGCGATGGTCGACCCCGCCCGGCTCGCCTGGGGGCTCCGGCAGGCCTGCCTCTCGGTGGGCGTGCGCATCTACGAGCGCACGCCGGTCAGGAACGTCAGGGACACCCAGGCGAACATGGAGCTGCTCACCCCGCACGGCACCGTCAAGGCCGCCAAGGTCGCCCTCGGCACCGGCGTGTTCCAGCCGCTGCTGCGGCGGCTGAGGCACTTCCTGGTGCCGGTCTACGACTACGCGCTGATGACCGAACCGCTCTCGGCCGAGCAGCTGGCCTCCGTCGGCTGGCACAACCGGCAGGGGGTCGGCGACTCGGCCAACCAGTTCCACTACTACCGGCTGACCGCCGACAACCGCATCCTCTGGGGCGGCTACGACGCGGTCTACTACAACGGCGGCAAGATCAAGCCGGAGTACGAGCAGCGCGACGAGACCTTCGTCAAGCTGGCCGGGCACTTCTCCGCCACCTTTCCCCAGCTCTCCGGGCTGCGCTTCACCCACAGGTGGGGCGGCGTCATCGACACCTGCAGCCGGTTCAGCGCCTTCTACGGCCAGTCGCACGGCGGGCGCCTCGCCTACGCCGCCGGTTACACCGGCATGGGCGTCGGCGCCACCCGCTTCGGGGCGAACGTCATGCTCGACCTGCTGGCCGGCGAGCAGACCGAGCGGACCGAGCTGCGGATGGTGAAGGAGAAGCCGCTCCCCTTCCCACCCGAACCGGTCCGCTCGGCCGGGATCCAGATGACCCGCTGGTCGATCGCCCAGGCCGACCTCCACCAGGGCCGCCGCAACCTCTGGCTGCGCACCCTGGACCGGATGGGCCTCGGGTTCGACTCCTAG
- a CDS encoding DinB family protein, which yields MTKSDPKSDLHRYLKAARESLVWKLDGLSEYDIRRPLTPTGTNLLGLVKHVASTEFGYFGETFARPSVEPLPWFEDGAEPNADMWATAEESREEIIGLYHRAWAHADATIEALAPDAIGRVPWWPEDRSEVTLHLVLIHMIAETNRHAGHADIVRELVDGTAGLRAGNENMPPVDQAWWGEYRDRLERVAQEAGRS from the coding sequence ATGACGAAATCAGACCCGAAGTCGGATCTTCATCGTTACCTGAAGGCCGCCCGCGAATCCCTGGTGTGGAAGCTCGACGGGCTCTCGGAGTACGACATCCGCCGCCCCCTGACGCCCACCGGGACCAATCTCCTCGGGCTGGTCAAACACGTGGCCAGCACCGAATTCGGATATTTCGGGGAAACCTTCGCGAGGCCGTCCGTCGAGCCGCTGCCCTGGTTCGAGGACGGCGCCGAACCCAACGCGGACATGTGGGCAACCGCCGAGGAGTCGCGCGAAGAGATCATCGGGCTGTACCACCGGGCGTGGGCGCACGCGGACGCGACGATCGAGGCGCTCGCGCCGGACGCGATCGGCCGGGTGCCGTGGTGGCCGGAGGACCGGAGCGAGGTGACGCTGCACCTGGTCCTGATCCACATGATCGCCGAGACCAACCGGCACGCCGGGCACGCCGACATCGTCCGGGAACTCGTCGACGGGACCGCCGGGCTGCGTGCGGGCAACGAGAACATGCCGCCGGTCGACCAGGCGTGGTGGGGGGAGTACCGCGACCGGCTGGAGCGCGTGGCGCAGGAGGCCGGCCGGAGCTGA
- a CDS encoding RNA polymerase sigma factor: MDDERPARFEAVYRETYGQITAYVARRCGSPQDAADVVAETFTIAWRRMDDMPPGRQATLWLYGVARKVLAGHRRGEVRRQARSAELDAELADLYGDSPDSRVELDAIAQALGTLPDDDRELLSLVAWEGLDREEIATTLGLSRNAVRIRLYRARRRLSRALAEAGVRLTVESRLTPAERVS, translated from the coding sequence GTGGATGACGAACGGCCGGCCAGATTCGAAGCCGTCTATCGGGAGACATACGGCCAGATCACCGCCTACGTTGCGCGCCGCTGCGGGTCACCGCAGGATGCGGCGGACGTCGTGGCGGAGACCTTCACCATCGCCTGGCGGCGGATGGACGACATGCCGCCGGGGCGGCAGGCCACCCTGTGGCTGTACGGCGTGGCGCGCAAGGTGCTGGCCGGCCACCGCCGCGGCGAGGTCCGCCGCCAGGCGCGCAGCGCCGAGCTGGACGCCGAGTTGGCCGACCTGTACGGAGACTCCCCCGACAGCAGGGTCGAGCTGGACGCGATCGCCCAGGCGCTCGGGACGCTGCCCGACGACGACCGCGAGCTGCTGTCGCTGGTCGCCTGGGAGGGCCTGGACCGGGAGGAGATCGCCACGACGCTCGGACTGTCGCGCAACGCCGTACGCATCAGGCTCTACCGCGCCCGCAGGCGCCTCTCCCGTGCGCTCGCCGAGGCGGGCGTCCGGCTCACTGTGGAAAGCCGGCTGACCCCGGCGGAAAGGGTGTCGTGA
- a CDS encoding alpha/beta hydrolase has product MTERVEFDVDGVRLVGDLRLPPSAGPHPALVLTGPFTGTRDQVTGLYAARLAAAGYATLAFDHRNWGESGGAPRGHEDAQGKLHDLRAAVSLLRSRPEVDGARIGAVGICLGAGYALRFAAFDPRVKVFAGIAGAYHNPYGMRAGMSPSGYQDALASFAEVLERQDRGGEIAYLPVVAAEGEAAMPGDEPFAYYGTERGASAHWRNQVTRASIRELITLDNMTGADFLSPKPALIVHGVVDRFCSPEGAEEAYKRMDDPKRLVWLDARLHIDLYDTEPHVTQAVEAAVAFLGEHL; this is encoded by the coding sequence GTGACGGAGAGAGTTGAGTTCGACGTCGACGGGGTCAGGCTCGTCGGCGACCTGAGGCTGCCGCCCTCGGCGGGCCCGCACCCGGCGCTGGTCCTCACCGGGCCGTTCACCGGCACCCGGGACCAGGTGACCGGGCTGTACGCGGCCAGGCTGGCCGCGGCCGGATACGCCACGCTGGCCTTCGACCACCGCAACTGGGGCGAGTCGGGCGGGGCACCGCGCGGGCACGAGGATGCCCAGGGCAAGCTGCACGACCTGCGGGCCGCGGTCTCGCTGCTCCGCTCGCGGCCCGAGGTCGACGGCGCCAGGATCGGCGCGGTCGGGATCTGCCTGGGCGCCGGCTACGCGCTCAGGTTCGCCGCGTTCGACCCCCGGGTGAAGGTCTTCGCCGGCATCGCCGGGGCCTACCACAACCCCTACGGCATGCGGGCCGGCATGTCGCCCAGCGGCTACCAGGACGCGCTGGCCTCCTTCGCCGAAGTGCTGGAGCGCCAGGACCGGGGCGGCGAGATCGCGTACCTGCCCGTCGTGGCCGCCGAAGGCGAGGCCGCGATGCCGGGCGACGAGCCGTTCGCCTACTACGGCACCGAGCGCGGCGCCTCGGCGCACTGGCGCAACCAGGTCACCAGGGCCTCCATCCGCGAGCTGATCACGCTGGACAACATGACCGGAGCCGACTTCCTGTCTCCCAAGCCCGCGCTGATCGTGCACGGTGTGGTCGACCGGTTCTGCTCCCCGGAGGGCGCCGAGGAGGCGTACAAGCGGATGGACGACCCCAAGCGGCTCGTCTGGCTGGACGCCAGGCTGCACATCGACCTCTACGACACCGAGCCCCACGTCACCCAGGCCGTCGAGGCCGCCGTGGCGTTCCTCGGCGAGCACCTGTAA
- a CDS encoding N-acetylglucosamine kinase → MYVLGLDIGGTSSRALLIDATGRRIGHGKAAGGNPAAHGTETAAANIRQALEPALRGVDPAEVAGAVIGMAGVKALDRPVFDRMWASAGLRCAPAVAGDLGIAFAAGTAEPHGTVLIAGTGAVAARIEDGSPTAISDGLGWLLGDQGSGFWLGREAARAAVHSLGRGESDGLLTRLVAGHVRDERADRLPDTGGEAAGAPPESGGPTTTPAGTGQGPGAAWPPVDGRAEAIRIVVQLQGRPPLELARLAPLVSRAAEEGDPDALKIVSTAAGLLCATVAEVRAEGENTPVVLAGSVLTSQGPIYAAVRDGLDAPTVLAGDAAGAAAWLAAREAFGLDHEAARRLHRRILREG, encoded by the coding sequence ATGTACGTTCTGGGACTGGACATCGGCGGCACCTCCTCGCGCGCCCTCCTCATCGACGCCACGGGGCGGCGGATCGGGCACGGCAAGGCCGCCGGGGGCAATCCGGCGGCCCACGGCACCGAGACGGCCGCCGCCAACATCCGGCAGGCGCTGGAGCCGGCCCTGCGGGGGGTGGATCCCGCCGAGGTCGCCGGGGCCGTCATCGGGATGGCCGGGGTCAAGGCACTCGACCGGCCCGTCTTCGACCGGATGTGGGCCTCGGCCGGGCTGCGCTGCGCCCCCGCCGTGGCAGGCGACCTCGGCATCGCCTTCGCCGCCGGTACGGCGGAGCCGCACGGCACCGTGCTCATCGCGGGCACCGGGGCCGTCGCCGCCCGCATCGAGGACGGAAGCCCGACGGCTATCTCCGACGGGCTGGGCTGGCTGCTCGGGGACCAGGGTTCGGGCTTCTGGCTGGGGCGGGAGGCGGCTCGCGCGGCCGTGCACAGCCTCGGCCGTGGAGAGAGCGACGGACTGCTGACCAGGCTGGTCGCCGGACACGTCCGCGACGAACGGGCCGACCGGCTCCCGGACACCGGCGGAGAGGCGGCCGGGGCACCTCCGGAGAGCGGCGGACCCACCACGACGCCCGCGGGCACCGGGCAGGGCCCCGGAGCGGCATGGCCGCCCGTGGACGGCAGGGCGGAGGCCATCCGGATCGTGGTCCAACTCCAGGGGCGACCTCCACTGGAGCTGGCCAGGCTGGCACCGCTGGTGAGCCGGGCCGCGGAGGAGGGCGACCCCGACGCCTTGAAGATCGTTTCAACGGCGGCCGGGCTGCTCTGCGCGACGGTGGCCGAGGTACGCGCGGAAGGGGAGAACACCCCCGTCGTGCTGGCCGGGAGCGTGCTGACCAGCCAGGGGCCGATCTACGCGGCCGTGCGGGACGGACTGGACGCGCCGACGGTCCTGGCCGGGGACGCGGCCGGGGCGGCGGCCTGGCTGGCCGCGAGAGAGGCGTTCGGCCTGGACCACGAGGCGGCGCGGCGGCTGCACCGGCGGATCCTGCGGGAGGGGTGA
- a CDS encoding cation:proton antiporter, which translates to MALGDALIALGGSFLAAGIIARLGTRIGLPTIPLFMLAGILFGPHTPGLALVDSPADLKVIAALGLIFLLFYLGLEFSLDDLVEGGSRLVLAGVGYLLLNVGGGLAFGFALGWGSREALVLAGVVGISSSAIVTKLLVDLGRLGNPESRLILGIIVVEDVFLALYLAVLQPVLSGADTFAAAAVSFGKAFVFLIALTALARWGTRLVNKLVTTRDDELLVVMFTGLAIFTAGVAEELGVSDAIGAFMVGLILSSTRAAPRIRQLVHPLRDAFAALFFFAFGLSIEPGDMLSVAWPIVIAVAITVLLNVVAGALAAKLNSFGRAQAVNIALTVLSRGEFALVLATMALAAGLDGRLAPFIAGYVLVLALLGPLIASRSESIMRLLPGRREPQERPVS; encoded by the coding sequence GTGGCACTGGGTGACGCTCTCATCGCCCTCGGCGGGTCCTTCCTCGCCGCAGGGATCATCGCCAGGCTCGGCACGCGGATAGGGCTGCCGACGATCCCGCTGTTCATGCTCGCGGGCATCCTCTTCGGTCCGCACACCCCCGGCCTCGCCCTGGTCGACAGCCCGGCGGACCTGAAGGTCATCGCCGCGCTCGGCCTGATCTTCCTGCTGTTCTATCTCGGCCTGGAGTTCTCCCTGGACGACCTCGTCGAGGGAGGCAGCCGGCTGGTGCTGGCCGGGGTGGGCTACCTCCTGCTCAACGTCGGAGGCGGCCTGGCCTTCGGGTTCGCCCTCGGCTGGGGGAGCAGGGAGGCGCTGGTCCTGGCGGGAGTGGTCGGCATCTCCTCCTCGGCCATCGTGACCAAGCTGCTCGTCGACCTCGGGCGGCTGGGCAACCCGGAGAGCCGCCTCATCCTCGGCATCATCGTGGTCGAGGACGTCTTCCTCGCGCTCTACCTGGCCGTGCTGCAGCCGGTCCTCAGCGGCGCCGACACCTTCGCCGCCGCCGCGGTCTCCTTCGGCAAGGCGTTCGTCTTCCTGATCGCGCTGACCGCGCTGGCCCGATGGGGGACGCGGCTGGTCAACAAGCTCGTCACGACCAGGGACGACGAGCTGCTCGTGGTGATGTTCACCGGCCTGGCGATCTTCACCGCGGGAGTGGCGGAGGAGCTCGGCGTCTCCGACGCCATCGGTGCCTTCATGGTCGGTCTCATCCTGAGTTCGACCAGAGCCGCGCCGCGCATCCGCCAGCTCGTCCACCCGCTCCGGGACGCCTTCGCCGCGCTGTTCTTCTTCGCGTTCGGCCTGTCCATCGAGCCGGGTGACATGCTCTCGGTGGCCTGGCCCATCGTGATCGCGGTGGCGATCACGGTGCTGCTCAACGTCGTGGCAGGAGCGCTGGCCGCGAAGCTCAACTCCTTCGGCAGGGCGCAGGCGGTCAACATCGCACTCACCGTGCTCTCCCGCGGCGAGTTCGCCCTCGTCCTGGCCACCATGGCACTGGCCGCGGGGCTGGACGGCAGGCTCGCGCCG